From Chryseobacterium sp. IHB B 17019, one genomic window encodes:
- a CDS encoding alpha-amylase, translated as MKKTHFLLSLMALGFINSCQNIDEMAVENQKQQEIHNKTVNVTNHDGRPFSTGTPVNAKFVAGPGGSVLMQGFYWDVPDGGNWWNTVKGKITDWSNAGIGAVWLPPASKAQNGPYSMGYDPTDYYDFGNYNQNGTIETRFGSKTELEALITKAHAENMQVYADIVINHNSGGQSEANPYTGTNTWTNFTGVASGKFPRSYNDFYKNAYGNNDEGAFGGFPDLCHANPNVQDWLWGRDDSVGKYYKNVMKFDGWRFDYVKGFGPWVVNTWNANVGGFSVGELWDSNVNTLEWWANNANSSVFDFAAYYKMDEAFDNGNLNVLNDDMMWKRNPFKAVTFVANHDTDIIYNKMLAYAYILTHEGYPTIFYRDYEEWLSKERLNNLIWIHNNKATGTTSILYTDNDEYVARRNGYNGNPGLVVYINNSSTWQERWVETNWSNQQIKDFTGHSSWYPTTQGDKWVKIQCPPNSYSVWSLNQ; from the coding sequence ATGAAAAAAACACACTTCTTACTTTCATTGATGGCCTTAGGATTTATCAATTCTTGTCAGAATATTGATGAAATGGCTGTTGAAAATCAAAAGCAACAGGAAATTCATAACAAAACGGTGAATGTCACCAATCATGACGGCCGCCCTTTCAGCACAGGAACTCCGGTCAATGCAAAATTTGTTGCCGGACCGGGTGGGAGCGTTCTCATGCAGGGTTTTTATTGGGATGTTCCAGATGGTGGAAACTGGTGGAATACTGTAAAAGGAAAAATTACCGATTGGTCTAATGCAGGAATCGGAGCTGTTTGGTTGCCGCCTGCTTCAAAAGCTCAGAATGGACCATATTCAATGGGGTATGATCCTACAGATTATTATGATTTCGGAAATTATAATCAAAATGGAACCATTGAAACCCGGTTTGGATCAAAAACAGAGCTGGAAGCATTAATTACAAAAGCTCATGCTGAAAATATGCAGGTTTATGCAGATATTGTCATTAATCATAATAGTGGTGGGCAGTCCGAAGCAAATCCTTACACGGGAACAAACACCTGGACTAATTTTACAGGAGTAGCTTCAGGAAAATTCCCGAGAAGTTATAATGATTTTTATAAAAATGCTTACGGAAATAATGATGAGGGGGCTTTTGGAGGCTTTCCGGATCTTTGTCATGCCAACCCGAATGTTCAGGACTGGTTGTGGGGAAGAGATGATTCTGTAGGAAAATATTATAAAAATGTGATGAAATTTGATGGATGGAGGTTTGATTATGTAAAAGGTTTCGGGCCTTGGGTAGTTAATACCTGGAACGCAAACGTCGGCGGATTTTCTGTGGGAGAATTGTGGGATTCAAATGTAAATACACTGGAATGGTGGGCAAATAACGCAAATAGTTCTGTCTTTGATTTTGCAGCGTATTATAAAATGGATGAAGCTTTTGATAATGGAAATTTAAATGTCTTAAATGACGACATGATGTGGAAAAGAAATCCTTTCAAAGCGGTAACTTTTGTAGCCAACCACGACACTGATATTATTTACAATAAAATGTTGGCTTATGCATATATTCTCACCCACGAAGGCTATCCGACAATTTTCTACAGGGATTATGAAGAGTGGCTAAGCAAAGAAAGATTAAATAATCTAATTTGGATTCATAATAACAAAGCAACAGGTACAACCTCAATTTTATACACCGATAATGACGAATATGTTGCAAGAAGAAACGGATACAACGGAAATCCCGGATTGGTGGTTTACATCAATAATTCTTCAACCTGGCAGGAAAGATGGGTTGAAACAAATTGGAGCAATCAGCAGATAAAAGATTTTACAGGGCACTCAAGCTGGTATCCAACAACGCAGGGTGACAAATGGGTGAAAATCCAGTGTCCGCCGAATTCTTATTCTGTCTGGTCTTTGAATCAGTAA
- a CDS encoding DUF4290 domain-containing protein → MEYNTQKTQLHLPEYGRIIQQLVERCKELPTKEERSEMAMAIIDFMGQRNPQLRDEENYKHKLWDHLFILAEYDLDVDSPYPFPTREQLAEKPKRMEYPKLQGDFKFYGKSILQLIEKAIELEPGDEKEALIEVIANNMKKSYNVYNKEHVTDDVIFRHLKELSENRLDLTGIETLEKSKIYYTNSSNRNNNNNNRNNNKNQSNNKKRHNNNNNNHKNRK, encoded by the coding sequence ATGGAATATAATACCCAAAAAACTCAGCTTCATTTGCCGGAATACGGCAGAATTATACAACAGTTGGTTGAACGTTGCAAAGAGCTTCCTACAAAAGAAGAAAGAAGCGAAATGGCAATGGCAATTATTGATTTTATGGGTCAAAGAAACCCACAGCTCCGAGACGAAGAAAATTATAAGCATAAACTTTGGGATCATCTTTTTATTCTGGCAGAGTATGATCTGGATGTAGATTCACCGTATCCGTTCCCGACAAGAGAACAGCTGGCCGAAAAACCTAAAAGGATGGAATACCCAAAATTACAGGGTGATTTTAAATTTTACGGGAAAAGTATTCTTCAATTAATAGAAAAAGCCATCGAGCTTGAACCGGGTGATGAAAAAGAAGCCCTGATCGAGGTGATTGCCAACAATATGAAGAAGTCTTACAATGTATATAATAAGGAACACGTAACGGATGATGTGATTTTCCGTCACCTGAAGGAGCTTTCAGAAAACAGACTGGATCTTACAGGAATTGAAACTTTGGAAAAAAGTAAAATTTACTATACGAACAGCAGCAACAGGAATAATAATAACAACAACAGAAATAACAACAAAAACCAGTCTAACAACAAAAAAAGACATAACAACAACAATAATAATCATAAAAACAGAAAGTAA
- the murA gene encoding UDP-N-acetylglucosamine 1-carboxyvinyltransferase, translated as MSGTFQIRGGKRLHGEITPQGAKNEALQILCAVLLTDEEVRIKNIPDIHDVNRLIEILGDFGVKVTKNGQGDYTFKSDKVNFDYIKSSEFKKDGAKLRGSIMLMGPMLARYGEAYMPTPGGDKIGRRRLDTHFQGLVELGAEFNYDEEEYFYSLKAKELKGKFILLEEASVTGTANIVMAATLAKGKTRIYNAACEPYLQQLCKMLNRMGANISGIGSNLLTIEGVDYLRGTEHTMLPDMVEIGSWIGLAAMTKSEITIKNVNWNQLGVIPNTFRKLGIQLEQSNDDIFIPAQENYRIQKFIDGSILTISDAPWPGFTPDLLSIILVVATQAKGSLLVHQKMFESRLFFVDKLIDMGAQIILCDPHRATVIGLNQEAPLRGTTMVSPDIRAGNALLIAALSAEGKSIIHNIEQIDRGYENIDGRLKAIGADIERI; from the coding sequence ATGAGTGGGACATTTCAAATAAGAGGAGGAAAAAGATTGCATGGTGAAATCACTCCACAAGGAGCAAAAAATGAAGCTCTTCAAATCCTTTGTGCCGTTTTGTTAACTGATGAAGAAGTTAGAATTAAAAATATTCCGGATATCCACGATGTCAACAGACTGATTGAGATTTTAGGAGATTTTGGGGTAAAAGTGACTAAAAATGGACAGGGAGATTACACATTCAAATCTGATAAAGTTAATTTTGATTATATAAAGTCCAGCGAATTTAAAAAAGACGGAGCTAAATTAAGAGGCTCAATTATGTTGATGGGTCCAATGCTGGCAAGATACGGCGAAGCTTATATGCCAACTCCGGGTGGTGACAAAATCGGGAGAAGAAGATTAGACACCCATTTTCAGGGATTGGTTGAGCTCGGCGCGGAATTTAATTATGATGAAGAAGAATATTTCTATTCATTAAAAGCCAAAGAACTTAAAGGAAAATTTATCCTTCTGGAAGAAGCTTCCGTAACGGGAACTGCAAATATTGTGATGGCGGCGACCCTGGCGAAAGGAAAAACAAGAATTTACAATGCTGCGTGTGAACCTTACCTTCAACAGCTTTGTAAAATGCTGAACAGAATGGGAGCCAATATTTCAGGAATCGGGTCAAATTTACTGACCATCGAAGGAGTTGATTACCTTCGCGGTACCGAACACACTATGCTTCCGGATATGGTAGAAATCGGGTCCTGGATTGGTCTTGCAGCCATGACAAAATCTGAAATTACCATTAAAAATGTAAACTGGAACCAACTAGGCGTTATTCCCAATACATTCAGAAAATTAGGAATCCAGCTTGAGCAAAGTAATGACGATATTTTTATTCCTGCTCAGGAAAATTATAGAATTCAGAAATTTATTGACGGTTCGATCCTGACGATTTCTGATGCACCATGGCCGGGATTCACTCCGGATTTACTATCCATTATTTTAGTAGTAGCAACTCAGGCGAAAGGAAGTCTTTTGGTACACCAGAAAATGTTTGAATCAAGACTATTTTTCGTTGATAAACTGATTGATATGGGTGCTCAAATCATCCTTTGCGATCCACACAGAGCAACAGTAATCGGGTTGAATCAGGAAGCTCCATTAAGAGGAACAACCATGGTTTCTCCGGATATCAGAGCTGGGAATGCTCTTCTTATCGCTGCTCTTTCTGCAGAAGGAAAATCGATCATCCACAATATCGAGCAAATTGACAGAGGATATGAAAATATCGACGGCAGACTGAAAGCTATCGGAGCTGATATTGAGAGAATTTAA
- a CDS encoding YiiX/YebB-like N1pC/P60 family cysteine hydrolase: protein MNQILKNKFILKLYAAVFLLNVLLNCKNNAVSDLKNGDLLFVTAKATGLSGAINNVTQKQENASFDHIGILEKTKNEVFVLHAAPKGGSQKQILKEFLKDQADDGQKVIVYRLKKQYQNAIPAALERAESMVGKPYNFNYILDENSYYCSDFIERAFRKDAVFKLEPMTFIDPKTGKTNDFWEEFYKKKNLKVPEGEPGCNPNGLAASDKLERVRELK, encoded by the coding sequence ATGAATCAAATTTTAAAAAATAAATTTATCCTGAAATTATATGCAGCTGTTTTTCTCTTAAATGTACTTTTAAATTGTAAAAACAATGCGGTTTCAGATTTAAAAAACGGAGATCTGCTTTTTGTGACGGCCAAAGCAACCGGCCTTTCGGGAGCCATTAATAATGTAACTCAAAAACAGGAAAATGCATCCTTCGATCATATCGGGATTTTGGAGAAAACTAAAAATGAGGTGTTTGTACTTCATGCAGCTCCCAAAGGGGGTTCTCAAAAGCAAATTTTAAAAGAATTTCTGAAAGATCAGGCAGATGACGGACAAAAAGTAATCGTTTATCGTTTAAAAAAGCAATATCAAAATGCAATTCCTGCTGCATTGGAAAGGGCAGAGTCAATGGTGGGGAAACCTTATAATTTTAACTATATCTTAGATGAAAATTCATATTACTGTTCAGATTTTATAGAAAGAGCTTTTAGAAAAGATGCTGTTTTCAAGCTTGAACCCATGACTTTCATTGATCCGAAAACAGGAAAAACTAATGATTTCTGGGAAGAGTTTTACAAAAAGAAAAACCTGAAAGTTCCTGAAGGTGAACCCGGCTGTAATCCCAATGGTTTGGCCGCTTCTGATAAATTGGAAAGAGTTAGGGAATTAAAATAA
- a CDS encoding DUF1801 domain-containing protein, protein MQIQAVSIEDYISKIPEERQEIFRKIFDTINDNLPEGFRENISYGMVGWGVPLETYPAGYHCTPGLPLPFMGLASQKNFIAFYHMGMYANPELLNWFVEEFPKHSKRKLDMGKSCVRFKKMDDIPLELLAEVSKKMTVQDWIKCYESNFKK, encoded by the coding sequence ATGCAGATTCAAGCTGTTTCTATAGAAGATTATATCTCGAAAATTCCTGAGGAAAGACAGGAGATTTTCAGAAAGATATTTGATACAATTAATGATAATTTACCGGAAGGCTTTCGAGAAAATATCAGCTACGGAATGGTAGGTTGGGGAGTTCCTTTGGAAACTTATCCTGCAGGATATCACTGCACACCGGGTTTGCCGCTTCCATTTATGGGATTGGCTTCTCAAAAGAATTTTATCGCATTTTACCATATGGGAATGTATGCCAATCCGGAACTGCTGAACTGGTTTGTAGAAGAATTTCCGAAACACAGCAAAAGGAAATTAGACATGGGAAAATCTTGTGTCCGCTTCAAAAAAATGGATGATATTCCTCTGGAATTATTGGCTGAAGTGAGCAAAAAAATGACTGTGCAGGATTGGATAAAATGTTATGAATCAAATTTTAAAAAATAA
- a CDS encoding T9SS type A sorting domain-containing protein: MNLKLLFGAFNAIALLTAGSVAAQNFQQMPIASGFTADVIANGIGSSNTSTNNDVDGVSYAFVAKDFQLTSTTPAITYGIPVDGIINSAVAATPGLSYQLASLNANNSLRLSAISDAGTLVFTTPKAATKLYMLAVSGSGTSTVSVVVNFTDGTSQTFASISLADWYGGTNFAIQGIGRIKKPGVTPAAGDDVPSPEGGTNPRLYQSELAIDAANQAKLIQSVTVTKASGSGLPNIFAFSADLYSDCAPPTLQAPASITANSALVSWSTLASAVSYDVYHSTSNTTPASTVTPTYPGVTGTSTTIGGLNSNTNYYYWVRTNCSSATSQSVWSFAGTFKTACSTFTTPYTENFDTTSTGSSTNNNAPSCWSYLESASFSGYGYVSASNSYSAPNSYYMYNSSASTGSQMLVSPPTINLSDGTKRVRFYAKSGSNGYTVLVGTLSNPTDPASFTQIGSAISLTTTQTLYTVNIPAGSDVQLAFKHGLGGTFRGIYLDNITVQDIPSCLEPSAVTSSNVTSNSAAIGWTAPGTVPANGYEVYYSTNNTAPTSTTVLDASNSATSTTASAPLNSLSPSTTYYAWVRSNCTATDKSIWSASPTTFTTLCVPITTLPWNENFDAMASTGSAIIPNCWKQTPGGSSSTYNFTSGNASQQGYNDPKSAPNYVTIYYPYTNAAYLWTPTFTLTAGNTYEFTFFWVGDNYTGWQNEVLVNNGQTPTNATSLSTFITPDQTATGGSDSTNYTKVTVTYTPTTTGDYSFGIKAFNTTTDPYYMGFDDFSLTMTTLGTAETSAKKNEVKVYPNPFKDVLYIAETKDIKSVSVMDVSGRVVKTIENPGKELQLSELNSGLYLVTVTFKDGSKSTTKAIKR, encoded by the coding sequence ATGAATTTAAAACTACTTTTTGGAGCTTTCAATGCGATCGCTCTATTGACTGCCGGTTCTGTGGCAGCTCAAAATTTCCAACAAATGCCTATTGCTTCTGGTTTTACAGCGGATGTAATTGCAAACGGAATAGGATCTTCAAACACCTCTACAAATAATGATGTAGACGGTGTTTCTTATGCTTTTGTAGCTAAAGATTTTCAGCTAACATCCACAACCCCAGCTATTACATACGGTATTCCTGTGGATGGAATTATCAATTCTGCAGTAGCAGCAACGCCCGGATTGAGTTATCAATTGGCAAGTTTAAATGCAAATAATTCTTTGAGATTATCTGCAATAAGTGATGCCGGGACATTAGTATTTACAACACCGAAAGCAGCTACTAAATTGTATATGCTCGCTGTTAGCGGTAGTGGTACTTCTACGGTAAGTGTGGTTGTGAATTTTACAGATGGTACTTCACAAACGTTTGCAAGCATCAGTCTTGCAGACTGGTATGGCGGAACCAATTTTGCGATTCAAGGGATCGGAAGGATAAAAAAACCAGGGGTAACTCCTGCTGCTGGTGATGATGTTCCATCTCCTGAAGGCGGAACAAACCCTAGATTATATCAAAGTGAGTTGGCAATAGATGCTGCAAATCAGGCAAAACTAATACAAAGTGTAACAGTAACCAAAGCAAGTGGTTCGGGCCTTCCGAACATTTTTGCTTTCTCGGCGGATTTGTATTCAGATTGTGCGCCTCCAACTTTGCAGGCTCCTGCAAGTATAACGGCTAATTCTGCATTGGTTTCCTGGTCGACTCTGGCAAGTGCAGTAAGTTATGACGTATATCACAGCACTTCCAACACAACACCTGCGAGTACAGTAACGCCTACTTATCCTGGAGTAACGGGTACAAGCACTACGATTGGAGGCCTTAACTCAAATACAAATTATTATTATTGGGTAAGAACCAACTGTAGTTCAGCAACAAGCCAGAGTGTTTGGTCTTTTGCGGGAACATTTAAAACAGCTTGTTCTACTTTCACTACTCCGTACACGGAAAATTTTGATACAACAAGTACAGGCTCTTCAACCAATAATAATGCGCCTAGCTGCTGGTCTTATTTAGAAAGTGCTTCGTTTTCAGGGTATGGTTATGTATCTGCATCAAATTCATATTCAGCGCCGAATTCTTATTATATGTATAATTCGTCAGCTTCTACGGGCAGTCAAATGTTGGTTTCACCTCCGACGATAAACCTTTCGGATGGTACTAAGCGTGTAAGATTCTACGCAAAATCAGGGTCAAACGGTTATACAGTATTAGTAGGTACTTTATCAAACCCTACAGATCCTGCTTCTTTTACTCAAATTGGTTCTGCTATTTCATTAACAACTACTCAAACATTATATACTGTTAATATCCCTGCGGGCTCTGATGTCCAATTAGCATTTAAGCATGGCTTGGGAGGAACTTTCCGTGGTATTTATCTTGATAATATTACTGTTCAGGATATTCCTAGCTGTTTAGAGCCATCTGCAGTTACTTCATCGAATGTCACTTCGAATTCGGCGGCTATTGGCTGGACGGCACCTGGTACAGTTCCTGCAAACGGGTATGAGGTTTATTACAGCACAAATAATACGGCACCTACTTCTACTACCGTTCTGGATGCCAGCAACTCTGCAACTTCTACTACAGCTTCTGCACCGTTGAATTCACTGTCTCCTTCAACAACATATTATGCTTGGGTGAGATCGAATTGTACTGCTACAGATAAAAGTATCTGGAGTGCTTCTCCAACAACATTTACAACACTTTGTGTTCCGATCACCACATTGCCTTGGAATGAGAATTTTGATGCAATGGCAAGTACAGGATCTGCAATAATTCCGAATTGTTGGAAACAAACTCCTGGAGGAAGCTCATCTACGTATAACTTTACATCAGGAAATGCTTCTCAGCAAGGTTATAATGATCCTAAATCTGCACCAAACTATGTGACAATTTATTATCCATATACTAATGCTGCTTATTTGTGGACACCTACATTTACTTTAACGGCTGGAAATACATATGAGTTTACGTTCTTTTGGGTAGGGGATAACTACACGGGATGGCAGAATGAGGTTCTGGTAAATAACGGACAAACACCAACGAATGCTACAAGTTTATCCACATTTATTACCCCTGATCAGACAGCTACCGGTGGAAGTGATAGTACAAACTATACGAAAGTAACCGTAACCTATACGCCTACAACTACAGGAGATTACTCTTTCGGTATCAAGGCTTTCAATACTACAACAGATCCGTATTATATGGGATTTGATGATTTCTCTCTTACAATGACTACTTTGGGAACTGCTGAAACTTCTGCTAAGAAAAATGAAGTTAAGGTATATCCAAATCCGTTCAAAGATGTTTTATATATTGCTGAAACAAAGGATATCAAATCTGTTTCTGTAATGGATGTATCTGGAAGAGTAGTGAAAACTATTGAAAACCCAGGTAAAGAATTACAATTAAGTGAATTGAATTCAGGGTTGTACTTAGTGACTGTTACGTTTAAAGACGGTTCTAAATCAACAACGAAAGCAATCAAAAGATAA
- a CDS encoding pyridoxal phosphate-dependent aminotransferase gives MPNISNRAQHMPPSPVRKLVPFALKAKQKGIKVYHLNIGQPDIETPETALNALKNIDLKVLEYALSEGNIEYRKALTEYYHSLGFEDLTPDNFIVTNGGSEALNFAISTLCDDGDEVIIPEPYYANYNGFTSTFNVNVVAVPSTIDTGFALPPIEEFEKKITDKTRAIIICNPGNPTGYLYTREELQKLADIAVKHDIVIISDEVYREYVYDGKQQISMFAFPELSENCIIIDSESKRYSMCGVRIGCLITRSKKIHDAAMLFAQARLSPVLLGQIAATAAHQNDGAYIRAVREEYTHRRNVLVDLLNAIPGVICPKPKGAFYCVAELPVDDTEKFAQWLLETYSNHGETIMVAPAGGFYSNPELGKKQVRIAYVLKEEDLKRSVAILKDALEKYKLEFNL, from the coding sequence ATGCCGAATATTTCAAACAGAGCACAACACATGCCGCCGTCGCCGGTAAGAAAACTGGTTCCTTTTGCCCTGAAAGCAAAACAAAAAGGGATAAAAGTATATCACCTGAATATCGGACAACCCGATATTGAAACTCCGGAAACGGCTCTTAACGCTTTAAAAAATATTGATTTAAAAGTATTGGAATATGCTCTTTCTGAAGGAAATATAGAATACAGAAAAGCACTTACAGAATATTACCATTCTCTAGGTTTTGAAGATCTTACCCCAGATAATTTTATTGTAACAAACGGAGGATCAGAAGCGTTGAATTTCGCGATCTCAACGTTGTGCGATGATGGTGATGAGGTAATCATCCCGGAACCGTATTATGCCAACTACAACGGTTTTACAAGTACATTCAATGTCAATGTAGTAGCCGTTCCTTCCACGATTGATACTGGGTTTGCACTTCCTCCGATCGAAGAATTTGAGAAAAAAATTACGGATAAAACCAGAGCAATCATTATTTGTAATCCGGGAAATCCTACGGGTTACCTTTATACCCGCGAAGAGCTTCAAAAGCTGGCGGATATTGCCGTAAAACATGATATTGTTATCATTTCCGATGAAGTGTACAGAGAATATGTGTACGACGGAAAACAGCAGATCTCAATGTTTGCCTTTCCTGAATTAAGTGAAAACTGTATCATAATCGACTCAGAGTCCAAGCGTTATTCAATGTGTGGCGTAAGAATCGGATGTTTGATTACCCGTTCTAAAAAAATCCACGATGCGGCTATGCTTTTTGCACAGGCCAGACTGAGTCCTGTTTTATTGGGTCAGATTGCGGCTACTGCTGCCCACCAAAACGACGGAGCCTACATCAGAGCCGTAAGAGAAGAATATACGCACAGAAGAAATGTTTTAGTTGATTTGTTGAATGCAATTCCTGGCGTTATCTGTCCAAAACCGAAAGGAGCTTTCTATTGTGTTGCAGAGCTTCCTGTGGATGATACTGAAAAATTTGCTCAATGGCTGCTGGAAACATACTCCAATCACGGTGAGACTATCATGGTTGCACCTGCAGGAGGATTCTACAGCAATCCGGAATTAGGTAAAAAGCAGGTGAGAATCGCTTATGTTTTAAAAGAAGAAGATTTAAAAAGAAGTGTTGCAATTTTAAAAGATGCACTTGAAAAATATAAATTGGAATTTAATCTTTAA
- the murB gene encoding UDP-N-acetylmuramate dehydrogenase: MHKNFSLQPYNTFGVDAAAKYFIEIHSIEELKEALEFSNSQALKILFLGGGSNILLTKDFDGLAVKLSLKGIHEDITGENEVLVTAKAGENWHEFVMHCLKKNFGGLENLSLIPGNVGTSPMQNIGAYGTEIKDTFVSCTVLNLENLQLESFNLEQCKFGYRDSVFKQEGKGKYVILEVTFKLTRKAHKIKTEYGAIKSELENSGIKNPTIQDVSNAVIHIRQSKLPDPKEIGNAGSFFKNPTITLFEFEELQQEFPAIQGYPNGDFVKVPAGWLIEQCGWKGKQIGNVASHKLQSLVIINATGKATGKEIFDFSTEIINSVKEKFGIELEREVNII, translated from the coding sequence ATGCACAAAAATTTTTCACTTCAGCCTTACAATACCTTCGGCGTAGATGCAGCAGCAAAATATTTTATCGAAATTCATTCCATCGAAGAATTAAAAGAAGCCCTTGAATTCTCAAACTCTCAAGCTCTCAAAATTTTATTTCTCGGAGGCGGAAGCAATATCCTTTTAACAAAAGATTTCGACGGATTAGCCGTTAAACTAAGCTTAAAAGGAATCCACGAAGACATTACCGGTGAAAATGAAGTTTTAGTTACGGCAAAAGCGGGGGAAAACTGGCATGAATTCGTGATGCATTGTTTGAAAAAAAACTTTGGCGGGCTGGAAAATCTTTCCCTGATTCCGGGAAATGTAGGAACTTCACCAATGCAGAATATCGGTGCTTACGGAACGGAAATTAAAGATACTTTTGTAAGCTGCACAGTGTTAAATCTTGAAAATCTTCAACTGGAATCTTTTAATCTCGAGCAATGTAAATTCGGGTATAGAGATTCTGTTTTTAAGCAGGAAGGAAAAGGAAAATATGTGATTTTGGAAGTTACTTTTAAATTGACCAGAAAAGCCCACAAAATAAAAACAGAATATGGAGCAATTAAATCCGAACTGGAAAATTCGGGTATTAAAAATCCTACCATTCAGGATGTTTCCAACGCTGTAATCCATATCAGACAAAGCAAATTGCCAGATCCGAAAGAAATAGGAAATGCCGGAAGCTTTTTTAAAAATCCCACCATCACTTTATTTGAATTCGAAGAATTACAACAAGAATTCCCTGCCATCCAAGGTTACCCCAACGGAGATTTCGTGAAAGTCCCTGCAGGCTGGCTGATCGAGCAATGCGGCTGGAAAGGGAAACAGATCGGGAATGTTGCTTCTCATAAATTACAGTCTCTGGTAATCATCAACGCAACCGGAAAAGCCACAGGAAAGGAAATTTTCGATTTTTCGACGGAGATTATTAATTCTGTAAAAGAAAAATTCGGGATTGAGCTAGAGAGAGAGGTGAATATTATTTGA
- a CDS encoding VanZ family protein encodes MLKKFYKIIIVPYTLFLLYLLFLGMGRFQYDDNLLTIKPIVSTINFIKGASSWMDIVTIVLGNIIMFIPFGFLGWIFPTLKDLKSLLFTFISVIFIVEALQYFTRMGIFEIDDIILNTFGVYLGFLLCRFVEKRFEELV; translated from the coding sequence ATGTTAAAGAAATTTTATAAAATTATTATCGTTCCCTATACTTTATTTTTATTGTACCTCCTGTTTCTCGGGATGGGCAGATTTCAGTATGACGATAATCTTCTTACGATAAAACCGATCGTATCGACCATTAATTTCATCAAAGGCGCTTCCTCGTGGATGGATATTGTCACTATTGTCCTCGGAAATATCATTATGTTTATTCCGTTTGGGTTCCTGGGATGGATTTTTCCTACACTTAAGGATTTAAAAAGCCTGCTTTTTACTTTTATTTCGGTAATTTTTATTGTGGAAGCGCTTCAGTATTTTACAAGAATGGGGATTTTTGAGATCGATGATATTATCCTGAATACTTTTGGGGTGTATCTGGGGTTTTTGCTTTGCCGGTTTGTGGAAAAGAGATTTGAGGAGCTGGTTTGA